Below is a window of Pochonia chlamydosporia 170 chromosome 7, whole genome shotgun sequence DNA.
tctcgctccttcctccaggcaaggcaaggtgCTGCTGCGGCGCGTGTGTCTCCAAATTTCTGTCGCAGACCGACCAATCCGAGGTCCCGATACTACCATCCACCTTCGGAGCCTGCCCTCTGCTCGCCGTTGAAGCAACTGGATCTCTTTGATAGCTCGAGAAAATCGGGAGACTCGAACGGCTTGGTGACCATTTCTTCTTgaacacaccagactctttgGTGTCGACAAATAGACTTGCGCACATCGTTCAAGATGACTGCAATGTGAGTTGCCCCGGAAGCTTGaatttttctttcttgcctGGCCTAGCCTGTGGCGCATGCGTCTGTATTCAAACGCCCTGCCTCTCGCCTTGCCATTGAGCGACGTTGAATCCAGTTCTGGAGACGCAATGCAAAATCATTACAGATTGGACGGCTAGTCCCTTGGCTGACattttttttccctcttctctttttttaAGTGAGAGCTTCGACAGCATCTACCTCGATCTCTCCAAAGAGAGCGGCAAATGCAGATTCGCCGAGACGGGTTTCGGATGGAAGCCTTCCAATGGCGGCGACACCTTCACCCTCGATCAAAGTAATATTGGCGGTGCGCAATGGAGCCGCGCCGCCAAGGGTTATGAGATTCGAATTCTGCAGCGGAATTCAGGCATCATTCAGCTCGATGGCTTCCAACAAGAGGATTACGACCGCCTGAGCAAGGTCTTCAAGAACTGGTACAGCACAGTTCTTGAGAGCAAAGAACATGCCCTCCGCGGCTGGAATTGGGGCAAGGCTGAGTTTTCCAAGGCGGAATTGACATTTAGTGTTCAGAATAAGCCTGCCTTTGAGCTTCCCTACTCCGAGATTGGAAACACCAACCTGGCTGGCCGCAACGAGGTCTCTGTCGAGATGTCCCTACCACAAGACTCCAATGATACGGGCACCGATGGTCAGCTTGGTGGCGCTcgtggcaaaggcaagaaggccggcggcggcagagATCAGCTGGTGGAAATGCGCTTTTATATTCCTGGCACTACCACTACCAAGAAGGAGGCCGATGGcgaagatgccgaggaagaggaagctgaggAGAAGAATGCCGCTACACTCTTCTACGATACCCTTATCGAGAAGGCAGAGATTGGAGAGACGGCTGGCGATACTATCGCTACCTTTCTCGATGTGCTTCACCTCACGCCCAGGTTCGTTAAATGCCACATCTCCAAACGGCTGCGTCCCTCTTCCTGCGCCCCAGGCTGTTGTGTCCCCTGCTCTGCGATATGTTTGCTAACGCACTTGTTCTTTTTGTAGAGGTCGTTTCGATATCGATATGTACGAAGCTTCATTCCGCCTTCGTGGAAAGACTTACGACTACAAGATCCAGTATGAGGCCATCAAAAAATTCATGGTCCTCCCAAAGCCCGACGAGATGCATTGCATGTTGTGCATTGGTTTGGATCCGCCACTGCGTCAAGGCCAGACGCGATACCCATTCGTTGTCATGCAGTTTAAGAAGGATGAAGAAGTGACGATTGACTTGAACCTCGAGGAGTCAGAATTACAATCCAAATACAAGGATAAGTTGGATCCTCACTATGAGGAGCCTCTACATCACGTTGTTGCAAAGATCTTCCGTGGTCTGGCTAACAAGAAGATTTCATCACCTGCAAAGGACTTTATCACGTATGTCCCGGCCCTTGCCTCCGACGCATGGTGCATTCTGGGCTTATTTCGCCTACTGTTTGTTTTTTGAGTGCTAGCTAATCATTTTGTTCGTTTCTCCAGTCACCGAAGTCAGTACGGCATTAAGTGTTCTATCAAGGCCAGTGAAGGGTTCCTGTATTGCCTAGAAAAAGCTTTCATGTTCGTCCCCAAACCGGCCACATATATTGCCTACGAGCAAACACAATCCGTCACATTCTCTCGCGTGGGCGGCGCTGTCTCAACTTTATCTACCTTTGACATCACTGttgtgatgaagaatggGGCCGGGTCATCGCAATTCAGCAACATCAATCGCGAAGACCTCAAAGCCCTCGAGACATTCTTCAAGCTCAAGGGTCTGCGTGTCAAGAATGAAATCGACGAGGATGCTAACatgcttgctgctgctcttcgGGAacaagacatggatgactCGGACGATGAAGTTGTCGCTAGCAAGGCCGACCGCGGATCAgccgatgaggatgaagagagCGTGGATGAAGATTTCCATGCAGATAGTGATAGCGATGTGGCCGAGGAGTACGATAGTGCCCATGAGAGCTCTGGATCGGGCAGTGCTGAGagcgatgttgatgacgatgagatggacgaagatgaagacgaggaccaggaagaagatgaggaggagcgcccgaaaaagaagaagaagactggcTAAATAGCGTCAGGGGATAGCGAAACCCTTTTGTTGCAGGCGGGAGAAGTTGCTGTGACATCTGGCGGAGAAGGTTGTGCTCTGTTGCGAGGCGCCTGGAGCTTTTCAGATCCGTCTAGCTGTGTTTATGACGAGCGGCGTTATTTCCCATTAGCCTCTATCTACAGGTTTCACTTTTCTAACCAATGTAGCTAATGAGAATTTTGTTTTTAAGCTGGGAATAGTGTGGCATGGAGGGAAAATAGGTTATCATGTACATGTACGTTGGACGGCGGTTAGGTAGCTGTAACGACCCCGAACCACGGGGAATGGATAATGATGAGGGCTTCATCCCACGTCAAAATTTTCTGGCCGTCTGTCTCGTCTGGTGGGCACTTATGTTCGATAAGAGACGCATTGCAAAGGTTGGCAATATGTTCCTGTCAAGCTCAGTCCAAAAGTGTCGGAAAGTAATTTCTCATGCGAAACATGAAGCACACAATGAATAATAGCTTGAGTTTTGCTCTTTATTTTAAGCTACCTTATCCACAGCATTCTGCCTTCGAAGTGTCTTGCAGAGTAGTGCAACCAAATGGCACCATTGCCTCGACGAGTCTGTAGGCAAttcctcatcgccatccagGAACCTCACCATTGGGTTCCGAAATCGGCCCAGTTTCAGACCCTATCGCACACAAAAAAAAGTTATAAAAAAGCAATGTCCTTGTTTTGTATAATCCAACTTTTCGATACCCGTCGTCTTTTGCCAGCAACAGGTAGTGTAGACAGGTCAGGCCACATTGCAGGAAGACCCTTGCTCCGCAAATCTCTAAACAAAATCCATCACATTTCCTAGGCGAACACCCCGgacatatatatatatatcgTATAACTCACCGAcatggaaagaagaaagaaagacatGAAAATGGTGTCATACGCCTCTAGTCGTTTCTCAACTTAAAAGCAACAAAAGTAGGTCTAATGAATAAGGCTGAAACGCAACGCTAGCGAGAGACAAGAAATGTACAGATTGAAAATAAATGAAGCGGGAATTGTTCACAAGTTTCACCTCTATGAGATTACCATAGAAGCTGAATTAGCCTAGAGAGAAGGCACAGGCGCACGCATTCATTGTTGAGATGCCGATTTAGATGTGATCTCCTATGGCTTTCACATGTGTCCGTGGGAACAGTGCATACTGTCCCACAGGGGGAGGAGACTGAGCGCTCAAGCTTGTTGTCCTGGCTCTCGGACGCCTTGGTCTGGCACTCTCCATGGGTGAGGCAAGTGGCAGGTCATCACGCACTTGGGACTCGCTAGCATGGCTTTTGTGGTGATATCTCTTGAGCCCACTTGTAGGTGGGAAGGGGATCATATCAGGCACATGATCCTGAGCAACTGCGTGCGGATCGCTCCAGTCTAGTCCATCCTGTTCAAGCTCTGCAGGCTGGGTTGTAGGAAGCGGTTCAGATTCGTCAGTCAAAACCCCAGCCATCTTATTGAGCGAGGTGGTACTTGCGGTGCGTCGGGCAAGTGTAGTCCAAGACGAGTTGGTCGACCTGTATTGTCTTCCTGTAGAATTTGAGCGAGATGTAGAGTTCGTCTCGGTGGTGGAGGTACTCGACCGGTGTCCTACCAGAGGCGACAATTTGCTCGTTCCTGTCAATGGAGTTGCATCCTCATGGAAGGCAGACTGATGGCAGTTTCCGGCAATGAATTCATAATCCGAGTATGAGTTTTTATCAGTTTCGCCTAAGAGCATCTGCTGCTGATAATCCCCAGGAATGAGCAGTGAAGGGGACAGAGTAAACGCCTGGGATTCTCTGAACGTGGAAAGACCGGAGCTGCGTTTAGAGTCCTTCATATTGAGTGGACGAATACTCTTCCTGTCGCCTCTTGGTAGAGAGAAGTTGTTCGTAACATTGAAATTAGGTGTAACCACCTCGTGCTCTACTGGAGTTGACCTATGGCTTGCTGGACTTAGGGACGGTGCATCCAGCCctgctggtgatggggaATGCTGGCCGTTGACTGAAACTGTTGCATTGGACCTGAGTTCCAGCCCGTTGCCATCTAGGGCTGCGACGTTCGCAGGGGGAGTAATGCTATCTCTTGCAGTGTCTAACGATGGCCTTTCCCACTGATAGTCGCAGTCGGCTTCGGCCTCGTGGTCATAGCAATAATCTATGAGATCTTCCCAGCTCTCCCTTGTGGGCGTTCCTGAATGGGCCGGGCTTTGGGGGCCATCCTGTACAATGCGGTTCAAACCCATGATCCCCAAGCCGCCCAGCGTTTCTGACGCTCCACTTGTGGGCCGTTGTGACTCGGCCAACGATCGCAACATTGGGACAGAATGGCTACCACGGAGAGAGGAGTTGTTGCTGGCGAGACTGAGTCTTGACCGTCTTGAAACGCCATGGTGCTCGTCTTCTTCAGGCACGTCTGGCAGTGTTTCGTACGATACCGGCGTTGCAATTGCCAATGGCCATGTCGAATCACGAGCGCCTAACATAACACGAGAGTATCGTTTCTCATCGGGAGATGCCTGTTCTTGTGGCTGAATGGATAGGTTGCCGTCATAAGGGCTGAAATCGTCCACGATGCTTTCCGACGAAGCTGCAGGGCTGAAAGGAAGTGGCTGGCGGAATTCGCCACTTGTTTGAGCCCTGGCTACTGCATTTACGTTGATAGCGTCTGTGACATCTTGATAACTAGATTGCCGACTGGAAACTCGAGGGGGTGGCAGCGGCCCGCTGGAAGAGAAGCCATTGGCTTGAACAGGTGATCTAGGAGGTCGGGGAGGAGGTTGCGATGAGCTTTTTCGAAGATGTTCCTGTGATCGAATATGCTTAAGAAGGCGACGAGGGCCAGTTGGGGCTGTATGGCGAGGTACTAGAGCAGGACGAAGCGGCTGACCGGACATTTGATCTTCGCACAGATCACCCATTGATTCGGACGAAATGTTGTACGGAAGTCGATACTGGTGTGCATCGAACTCTCTGCTTGGTGTCTCGCTTATTGGGTCCGGGCCGCTGAGAGAACTTTCGTTGGCATTATCCCGCTGCGTGTGAGTGACGTGCTGAAAGTTGAAGGGGCCCGAAATCTGTGGTCGTTTAAGTGTTGGCTCATCTCTTGATGGCTTTCTTCTTGAAAAAAGTGACGGGATTATTCCTTCTTTTCCACCACTGGCATTGTTTTCTGAAGACATTTCTCCCGAATACATTGAACTAGCAGAGGAGCTGTGAGCACTACTTTCGCGTTTCGATTTGCCACGTCGATGGAAGAAGCCCTTCCCAAAGTTGTGTATGCTCTCGGGGCGATCTCGAGATGGAGCGCTGCTATCATTTGATCTAATTGACGACCTTCGAACGAGAGACAAGTTATCCAATGCCAATTCCCAGGGCAAACGTTCGGAGGTGTTCATGGAAGACAGGGACGACGACTCGGAGGAGGCAGTCTtatggccatgatgcctttgCAAGTGTGATGCTCGCTTCATTTGCTTGTTGAGCTGCCGCAACTTCTGGGGAGAAGGAGGGCTATCGACAGCAGGTCCAAGGAAGTCTGCAATGCTCGCACTCGACAGCTGCTCCATGGACGACAAGTCGGATGGTGGGTTAGGTtgtgaagaggaagcagGAGGTCGAGGTGCCTTTGTTAGTTTTGGGTCTTTTCTCGGCGCCTGTGTGGGTACCGCATCGTGGTTCCCAGAATACAGGGCCATGGCTCCAATACCGAACATCTTTGCTTAGTGCAAGGGGCGGAGGGCGACGATAAGTGTCGTGCCCTCCGAAGCTCGACGACGTTCCTGGTCCACCCTGACAGGCGGAGTGTTTGTTTAGAACCGGGACTTGGTTGTGATCGGCATACCACCGTGGTGTGAGCGTGGTACCCAAGGTAGTCCGCCGTCTGAGATTATCGCCAACGGTCAATAATAAGACAAGGACTCGAAGAAGTTGTGGGGTTTGAGTGACCAGCCAAAGCTAATATATGAAGACCGTCGGGGGCATAAGAGATTTGATTCAATTTTGGGCTGCAAATGCCACCAGCACAGGGATGTATGAATGGTCCCGTAAGAGAAGCCAGCAAAGTGTCCGGGGTGGATGGAAGGGGGGGATGAAAGACGATGTTGGCTCTGATGAATATGGGACCTCGGATCCGGGTGCACTCCTGTTGGTCGTCCTTGATGCCTGTGATATGAGTGAATGTGAGAATCGACAGTTGAGCTGTTGAAACGGGATGGTCATTAACCACATGGTTGACTTACAATAGGGCGGTACCAAAATAGAATCTTCCAAGACTTCACCTATGTCTTGGTGAAGTGGCTTTTTCAGATTGAGACGAGCAGCACTGGAAAAGCCGTTGTCCACTAGGGGTGGAGTTACCTCCGTTGATTTGACTCCGTTACAAGCCTCGCAAAAGCAAGCGTTTGCAGTGTCACTTCCTGTCCATGTGCAAATACCGAGCAAAGACACGGCCGACGTGTGCAAATGTCTCAGACAGTGACTCGTGGGGCTTTGACGAATCTCTCAACGGCAAGCCCAGTCGGATCTTCAATGTGTTTGACAACAGGTGGTTTCGAAGGTTGATCTCCAGTGGACCGCTGGCTTGATGGAATCCACTTGGTTACAAGCAACTCGGTCTGCGGAAGAAGGCGAcccggtggtggtggataGACGGGAAagtgttgttgaagagaTTATGAATTTTTCTGCTTGTGAGGTTGACCGCGGATTCTTAATATTTCAAAAGCCAACAACTTTTCGGGCTCAGCGTGTTCAGTCTTCAGCCACAAAAGCTCCCAGTTCCCGTTATCACTTAGGGATGTCCTCAATTTAGCGAGCTTCCTGAAGCGAGAGACGGCAGGGCCACACCATGGCTCGACGAACATGCCACTACGCGTCGCCAgccaagcagccaaaattgTGACCAGAGATGCGGTTTACTCTACCCGAAGTGTCGGGTCGAAGCAAGTTACGTTGTACTCCACCCACAGCTTTTGtggcttggtttgaagaGCAGTGGTTCCTGGCTTGCAGCTCCATGCAGGTACGACATGGTGGTCTGAATGGTCAGAAGATTAACAGCGTAGTGTACTCCATACTCGTGCATTCTGATGTCCACAATGCCTCCATGGCATTGGTTGACGAGTATTGGACAAAAGAGGATGGTTTACCAAGTTGGTCGGCCAAGCGAGAGACAGATGCAGACGCCGAGATGACCTAAAGCGAATGTGAGTATTGTATTTACATACGCAGGAACAGGGGATAGAGATTGGTAATTGCTGGGAACAGCATCTGCATTGCTTCGCAAGGGGTAGAGCAAAGACAAGCAGGCCGAAAAGAGAGCTATTCCTGAATAGCTTTCTGGCCAGGGTCCCTCCGTAATGTTGGGGCAGTTGATGTAAGCTGCAGGGGTCTTTCTTGCACCTCATCTCCACTGCGACTTTTCGTCCAAGTTGCGTTTGACAAGGGGGCTTCCTGGATCAGAATCAGAATGGACTCAGCGACGACGTGTGGTGCTTACGGATGGCTTTGTGGCTGGGCATTGTCGTGGTGAAGGACCATTATGTTCATTGTCACACTGGATGGGTCGACAACAGGGCTCCCACTTCGCAGTGCTCCGTAGATAGCAGCAGTttcgtactccgtactccacACTGGAGAGCAGCTTTGGACATGCCTTGATGTCCAGCACAGTACAGTGTGCCGGGCATGCTGTGCAGTACTTGGTTCGTGATACAAGACGGGAACCAGATTCGAAGTTGGACATGCCATGCGAGGCCCATGCTTGACATTGGCGAAATGGCTGTGGGTTCCTGGACTGGGAATTCTGATTGACAACAGTTGAACTTTTTTGCTCAGCACCTTGGGGGCCGGAGGCTGGGCAAAGTAAATGATCGGACCAATGCAGAATGTTGATTTACAACTGCGTGTCGGTCGGGCGCCTGAAGAACAAGGCCTCGTTCCATTCAGAAGCAGGTACATATCTGCCCCTGGAATCGGAGCAAGCTGGTAGATGCTTGTGGAGGACGCGTCGAGTTCTTTGGGCGAGGATTCACGCTCAGCCTTGGAacttggctgggctgtggATGGAAAGGGAGAAGGGATCAAATGGGTTCCGGCTCGCCCACCTACAGTTGCCCAGCATGTACTcagtacggagcacaatATGCACATGTGTATGTATTGCAAGGTACCAGACGGGTGCATGGCAACAACCCTGGTTGCTGCTGCCTCATTCATGCACGTTAGGTCTGGCTAGTCTGGTTGGCTTGTGTCCTGGAGGGAGGCGGCGAGACAGCATGTGGAAACTTGCCGaaaacttgacatggagcattCGAGGTAACCTGACTGTTACGACATCCATCCGAACCATTCATCAAAGACGCGACGTGTACTGTACTGGGTACAATACTGCACAGTCCAGTGCTGTGCTGGGACAATCCAGAAGCGCCCTGAAGAACCTGGGACGgccatccatgtctgctccatgtctgAAGCACGGTTTCCTTGCACCGGAGCCATCTGGCTGAACAATAATCTCGACATCAAGCAGCATTCATCAATTGCTACAATACCAGGGCTGCGGCCGTCGTGTACGGTGGCTTGCTTGTGCCATATTGTCCCAGTAGTTTGTAGCAGCAGGACGGGTATCTACCTCAAGAAACAAGGAATTGGTGGGTATTCAGATGCAGGTCTTGTCCTACTTTTCCAGACTGTTCCACGGCTTGATTTACATATTATTATTGACGCACCTTGCCCGTACCTCAAGTACAGTACTGCACGGAGTACTATGTACATACATCGGGTTTCTCCACTACTGTACATGTACCCCCCGATTCTTGATACGATCCGTATCGAGCCGCCTTTGCAGCACAGGCATACCGCAACTCGTTCCATCTTGGACAGTTGCAGCCGCCCGAACTATCACACCCCGTACTCCGCACCGTGGTCATGTTGACCCTGAAGCTACCGGAGTGAAATAGATACAGTACAGGTCTGGTTGCCGGCTTGCTCTCTGGTATTCGGATGGCTTTTGTCTACACCCACAGCATCCAGAAAACGGCTAGAAAATGCAACCCTGCATACACGTTGCAGCAACGCATACTTGGGAACTTTCGTGGTTTAATTTCCGTGCGTGAAAGCTCGAGAATCCAGGGCAAGGGAAagtggctggctgattggCGTCGTCTACCACAGGCCAACCTTGTTGCCGGCTTGAATGTCTTTCCCGCTTCATCTGCGGAATCTGCCAAGGCAAGTGGTTGGCATCGATTATACGTGCATTAGTAGTGTGTTCGATTGTCCTTCAAGCCGCGTACGGGatcaaaacaaaaaaaataGTGCATGATAGTAGATGTCCAAGATACTTGACCTGAAGAGAGCCTAATGCCTCCCCAATATACTAGGTAGTAAGTGGGTATGTGagtgaagttgttgaagagaaGACGTACGTATGTACCTCACAATT
It encodes the following:
- a CDS encoding FACT complex subunit pob3 (similar to Coccidioides immitis RS XP_001245217.1) translates to MTAIESFDSIYLDLSKESGKCRFAETGFGWKPSNGGDTFTLDQSNIGGAQWSRAAKGYEIRILQRNSGIIQLDGFQQEDYDRLSKVFKNWYSTVLESKEHALRGWNWGKAEFSKAELTFSVQNKPAFELPYSEIGNTNLAGRNEVSVEMSLPQDSNDTGTDGQLGGARGKGKKAGGGRDQLVEMRFYIPGTTTTKKEADGEDAEEEEAEEKNAATLFYDTLIEKAEIGETAGDTIATFLDVLHLTPRGRFDIDMYEASFRLRGKTYDYKIQYEAIKKFMVLPKPDEMHCMLCIGLDPPLRQGQTRYPFVVMQFKKDEEVTIDLNLEESELQSKYKDKLDPHYEEPLHHVVAKIFRGLANKKISSPAKDFITHRSQYGIKCSIKASEGFLYCLEKAFMFVPKPATYIAYEQTQSVTFSRVGGAVSTLSTFDITVVMKNGAGSSQFSNINREDLKALETFFKLKGLRVKNEIDEDANMLAAALREQDMDDSDDEVVASKADRGSADEDEESVDEDFHADSDSDVAEEYDSAHESSGSGSAESDVDDDEMDEDEDEDQEEDEEERPKKKKKTG
- a CDS encoding PAK-box/P21-Rho-binding protein (similar to Metarhizium robertsii ARSEF 23 XP_007816697.1), whose translation is MFGIGAMALYSGNHDAVPTQAPRKDPKLTKAPRPPASSSQPNPPSDLSSMEQLSSASIADFLGPAVDSPPSPQKLRQLNKQMKRASHLQRHHGHKTASSESSSLSSMNTSERLPWELALDNLSLVRRSSIRSNDSSAPSRDRPESIHNFGKGFFHRRGKSKRESSAHSSSASSMYSGEMSSENNASGGKEGIIPSLFSRRKPSRDEPTLKRPQISGPFNFQHVTHTQRDNANESSLSGPDPISETPSREFDAHQYRLPYNISSESMGDLCEDQMSGQPLRPALVPRHTAPTGPRRLLKHIRSQEHLRKSSSQPPPRPPRSPVQANGFSSSGPLPPPRVSSRQSSYQDVTDAINVNAVARAQTSGEFRQPLPFSPAASSESIVDDFSPYDGNLSIQPQEQASPDEKRYSRVMLGARDSTWPLAIATPVSYETLPDVPEEDEHHGVSRRSRLSLASNNSSLRGSHSVPMLRSLAESQRPTSGASETLGGLGIMGLNRIVQDGPQSPAHSGTPTRESWEDLIDYCYDHEAEADCDYQWERPSLDTARDSITPPANVAALDGNGLELRSNATVSVNGQHSPSPAGLDAPSLSPASHRSTPVEHEVVTPNFNVTNNFSLPRGDRKSIRPLNMKDSKRSSGLSTFRESQAFTLSPSLLIPGDYQQQMLLGETDKNSYSDYEFIAGNCHQSAFHEDATPLTGTSKLSPLVGHRSSTSTTETNSTSRSNSTGRQYRSTNSSWTTLARRTASTTSLNKMAGVLTDESEPLPTTQPAELEQDGLDWSDPHAVAQDHVPDMIPFPPTSGLKRYHHKSHASESQVRDDLPLASPMESARPRRPRARTTSLSAQSPPPVGQYALFPRTHVKAIGDHI